A window of Centropristis striata isolate RG_2023a ecotype Rhode Island chromosome 13, C.striata_1.0, whole genome shotgun sequence genomic DNA:
AGGGCCTCACTGTGAAAAAAGACGTCATCAAAGTAACAGTGAACTATGAGTCATTTACATAAAATCTGAATGCATGTATGAGTCTTACTAAACTTTTCCATTCCTATTTGAGAGGAGAGAAACATACACATGCTACAAAAATGAATTTGTTCACACAAGGAGGTAAAACTCACTGTCAGAGTTTCAATAAAGTGTATTATTGCAGTATTTAATGTGTGTGAGTGCTGCTTGTTTTGAGTACTAACGAGctgtataaatagataaatactgACACAGTGACAGGATCTCACCACCAGATGTCACTAATGAGACTTTAAATGAAAAGTACTTCTAGAGGTTTTAAGTGTAAAACACACTGGTTTGGAGAAGTTTATCTTGCTGAAATGAGCTCAATAAGCTGGATGGGGACTAGATGGCTCTGAACATCTAGAAACTCTGCTGTAGAGCTGAATTTAAtggaaattaaatacatttcaagCACACTGCTTCACTGAAAATACCTCATTATATGAGGcataaacaaacagcagaatCTTTATGAACTGAAGACACATTTggacttttgtgtctttatagtgTCATCAAGCAAAACTTTCAACACTGcaatcaaaaaatgttttactgcaagtcaaatatttttgattaaCTCTCCTGTTGTTGCAGGTTAAATTGACccattgcatttaaaaaatagttcaagtattttttcattaaatatgttttaaaaaatccatgTAATTCAAAACcactgtattttatatgtaggtctttccaatgtacattttttttaatgaaaatgaattatcctcattgaacctgtgAGGTTAAAgaaacaccattgcactaaatattgatttaaatggttAGTGATGGAGTTAATTCaacataaacaatgtttattgggattattttgtttctgacaCGCTTCTGCTCCTTCTTCATGGACTGAAATCTTAATAAACCCTGAATccaaaaaagctgaaaaacatacactaccggtcaaaagttttagaacagcccaatttttccagttttttattgaaattcaagcagttcaagtcaaatgaacagcttgaaagggtccaaaggtaagtggtgaactgccagaggtaaataaaaaaaggtaagcttaaccaaaactggaaaataatgtacatttcagaattatacaagtaggcctttttcagggaacaagaaatgggttaacaacttaactctatggagtcttgggctattttgtccatttttgaattcttttcatgtctttgtaagtcattttgtgtcttttttgtcattttgtctttttttggtcattttgtgtctttttttagtcctttagtccaacataaaatgtgattttgaatcttttttttactttcaaaacactatcatgctcaataaagaattttaaatgttgcaaatgtgcattaatttcagagtacactgagacattaaactgcatcattttcaattaaattctggaaaagttggtgtgttctaaaacttttgaccggtagtgtactttgtaaaggataaatataatgcattgaagtaaaaaaaatagtttgagCATTGAATGTCTTGCTTTTGTACTTATTTAATTGAATACAGGTCAAAAAGGAATTGCATAAGTTcacatttacttttatttacacttttgtAAGTtacccaacttttttggaatctgggttgaAGCAACAGTGGAAGTTGCCGTGCTGTTGCTGTCACTCCAATCGAGTCTGCCCAATCGTTTTACATCTTGCAGCGTATAGGTCCCAATGAGGAGATTGAGTTGAGTGCAGTGTGGAAAGTGTTTGATCGtattataaagacacaaagctAATAACCCCACAGTGGAAAAACCTCCAACACATTCTTATCTCCAggatgcttaaaatcacaaaaaatctgcaggtttaaattttttttattagcatTTGTCTTTCTCTATGTCATATATGGTAAACCCTCAAGTCCTTGCAAAATTAAGTTTCCCCAAAAATGTACAGCTTGATTTTCTTCAGCGCCCTTTTCTGCACAAACCGACCTGCACAGAGTTCCTCTCAGCCACGTTCTCCAGCATCAAAAGCTCTTCAGTGTGACTGAGCGAGGGTTCCTCTGTTCTTACGCATTATAAAAAAGGGGAGAGTGTGAATACATCATGAATGAACAGAGGCGCTTGGCAATGTTATATACAAACAGGAAGTGGGAGTGCAAGAGAGGGAGGAAATTAATGAAAGTCCTTCTCTCCTCGTGGCATGGTCCCGAGTGGACAGAAGAGCTAATTCCCTGTATGGTCCACGAATCCAGAATGCCTTGTGAGTGGGTGAGTGAGTGGGTGATGAGGCCACTCAGGGTGggaggggtcaggggtcatgTGGGGGTCAGGGAGGGGTCGTTGTGGTGGCCACCGATTGGAAAAAGCCTCTTCAGGTGACACGTTAACTGTGGGACGATTCTTCAAAACCGCAGAAAATCATTGAGATTGAAACATTCAGGTTCCAGGGCTGGTTGGAGAACCCAACAGAACCCAACAGAACCCAACGGGAAGAATCCAGTGAGACACGAAACCAACCAACCCACCATTACCCCAGTTACACTCTTATCCAACATgtcgtgttgtttttttcttttatatataatacatgtatgtataattacagtatatgtattctttactgttattttacaagATTCCCTGATGGCCAGCGCAGAGagaaacaggggaaaaaaggggaaatgtccaatttttttacatacagtagaaaccagaagaggagaggaggagaggggctcAGAGCCTGAATTAGTCCACGTTGTGTCACATCAACGCTCAGAGTGGGAGGAAGAGACGAGAGACGAGGAGAcgagggaggaggagctgcGTCCTCCacgctgttgttgttgttgttgttgtttgttgggTGGTCTTCATTGGGCAGCTGGTTGTTTGCTTGCTGGGTTGTAAAGAGTTTGTCCTCGTCCTCGTCCCTCCGGAGCTGAAGTGAGAGAACAACGTTGGTCTGACTGGCCCCACGTCCTCCTGACAGGATGTCTCACTCTGTCTGAGGACAAGGACAAAGAGAGGTTGAAGACCTCTTTAAAGGTAAATAAGCTACAAGTTCAATTATCAAACTGTGACAactgttttaacccattgaggcctaaaacacctgtaaaacctctgggcgattttaaaatcagcccctaaaacctgaagtttttctggaaattcaacagaagtgtcaactcttctactaaataatagatttttcagcctctgtagcagatagaaatgaaattcaaaaaatatatgagagcttatacaaatactacaaaacgatgtatccgctttccaggcttcaaatgttttaaaggaTGAGCTGCAGCCAGAAGCTGATTATTCTAAGTGGTCCTGGTAGGTTTTGTATGTGCGATGTccctattttcagtcttttttgcgAAGCTGCCCAGGTCCTTACTAGGGCTGTTGAAAATAATTGGATAATCGATGCATCGCAatcctacggtggccctgaagtgcaaatcacaactgcaaatcagaaaacacaacgataaaataaaaaaacacaacaaatcagaaaaacacaacagcaaatcagaaaCGACAACGACATAACCAAACCGCAAAAGGTAGGTACTTTCGGGCGACATGATGacttgccgttgtgttttctgatttgttgttgttttttatttgatgttgtgtttttgaatttgccgttgtgttttctgttttgttgttgtgttttttgatttgttgttgtgattttcacttcagggccaccgtacaatCCAGATGTGGATGATTCTTCATCGATGCAGTACGGTCCATAATGATAATGTGGGTAGTAGGCTCGGCCTAAACCATTTATTGTGGTTGACAATTCAATTAGCTGTTTAGATATTTTCATGTCATGTTGAATTCTTACACATTCTTGGGGGCTGACCTTATGTTAGTTTCTTGGCTTTGTTGTAGAGCGAGTCCACCACTTTGCTCATGTTCTGGATGGTCTCCAGGGCCGCCTCGTACGTCTTGTCCACCACCGGCTCGTCAAACACGATCAGCACACCTTCGCCTTGGTCCAAGATACCTGAGTGAACAGACAGAGTAAAGCTATTAAAGAGCTGATTACAGGCTAATGTCTCCAATATTAGCCATGTAGTGTATAGAAGAGCTGCAGACTCGTACCGTGAAACTTTTCGTCCAGGATCATTTGTGATAATTTCCTCTCCACGTCTCCCTGCCAAGAAGAAACAATCTGATTATGgctattttattgtaaaaacccgaagaattacttaaaaactgGCAATTCATGTACGATGAAAGTGAAAGTTTGAAGGACACATTGTTgaagatgaaacaaaaaaatctcacCTTTGATAGTTTGATGAGGGAGGAAATGTGTGCCATCTGTttagaaaagaagaaagagcaCAGTGATTAAAgacacttatatatatatatacttatatatgtaTACTAGAGATATATTAGTTAGTACATGAAGCATTCTTAGTCTCTCAGggcactttcacaacccaaagttccGTTTTAATTGAACTCtggtggttaaatccttgttacagtTGGTTTGGTagcttgtgaacgctccaatcgtactctggtgCAAAACAACCACTAACAGAGAGAGTCTAATATTAGATAGATATAATATTAGAAAGATGAAATTTGTGTcattcagtttcactctgtTCCACTGAGCATAAactaatttgtcattgcagaattatcgACATATTgctcaaaacaacaacatatttatattCGTGGTAGAAGCAGATCACCTTCTTTGATTCTACAGCTGTCTGATGGCAGCCTgttggaaataatggatcaataTTGACGAGTCagagcctcaacaggagctcgtTCTGGGCGCTTCTCTCCACGTTAGTTAGTTTGGAACACCAGAACAGATTACTGCCGCTAGAATTAAAAAGGTTCTTGGTTCTACgctgctttgtttacatttttcaccccCAACTTTCCAATCAAGAAGCAATAATAGTGTGAGGAGATTCCAGCCCTCCgtacacaccaaggttattatagttaacgaaaactaacgaaataacgaaaactagaattgaaaaaacattttcgttaactgaaataaaaataaaaactagagtttttaaaaaaacgataactaactgaaactgtattgtgtggttacaaaactaactaaaactaactaaaactaactaaaattatagtgaaaatgtccttagttttcgtttttgtcaacttttttcattcataattcagtgtttctatttgaacatgcaacacatggtgaatatgtttactgagactgggatgtttacactagaaccaaaatacaaaacagttaataaccttattggggctgagatgataaaccaaaggaaataaaggaaacatttattatgtcttctttgaatctggcaccaacacatagcccattacaaaaaaactaaaactaataaaaactaaactaaaactaagcattttcaaaaaataaaaacgaaattaaaactagaaaactcactctaaaaactaactaaaactaactgaatttgaaaacaaaaattcacaacgaaattaaaactaaaactaatgaaaaatccaaaactattataaccttcgTACACACCCctcttaattttctttttttatttggttaatttttctgcactgtggaagcaaaccagactaaatacaaaacaaatgtatcaatttcactctgatccGGACCaaccaaacagacttgggttgtgaaaacaCCCTGCTGGTGTCtctggccaaaaaaaagacacaaattaaccacaaaatgatcaaaaaaagacacaaaatgatcaaaaaggaaacaaaatgaccaaaaaagacacaaattgaccacaaaaggaaacaaaatgaccaaaaaagacacaaattgaccacaaaatgatctgaGTTGCTAACTCTGCTCACCTGGACCCTGGAGAACGGTTCAATGACCCTGATGAGGTTCTGCTCCAGCAGGTTGTCATACAGCTTGGTCAGGTGGGTGCTGATGATGGGGTCATCCCTCAGCTCTGCTTTGTACTCTGTTAGTGCCTTCAGGAGGATAAACAGGACATTTAGTCACTAATGAGGCTAAAACATGATCCAGTAATCAGCACACAGCATCACAGTGTCATCAGCAGCTCTGTCCATAATGTTGTTACAGAACATTTAAcagagtccacacacacactaaaacactgGAGACACACAAACCTTTTCAAAGTCTGCCAGCGACCGGTTCTTGCTGGCTTGTGCCACACATTTCAGTGAGTCCGTCTgcagaaaatgaagagaaacaaaaagggtTTGGTTACATAAATTAAGGAATAAATGAAGAACCCatatggaaaaaatgaaattaactaCAATAAGTAAGCCTGGGCTAAGCTGTGATTGGACAATCGCAGTTAAATTCGCAAATTAGACTTTAAATAGTTAGAAAGTTAGAGTCATACCTGTCTGCCAGCATACCGTAGAGCTAGTTTACCACTGATGAGGGCCTGGACGTCCTCTGGCCTGGAACACAAACAATATGCATCAGACACAGAAGCACAAAAACCGGAGACCCATtctgtgtttgttatttttgtttattggcAACTTATCTAAGCAAGTTGACTACTTTTTGTCCATCCTAATAAAACTGTAAAGTCCAGTATTCTATGACCAACAGCTGGGAATGGTCCAGAGCTTTTGCATATATATTGAGTAGTATACTACTTACAAATTGAGCATGATTTTGCAGAGCAGCATGTATTTGAGTGCTGTGATGGCTCGGGGGCTGTCGATGGAGTCGTAGCCCTCAAAGGCCTCGTAGAAGTAGGAGTACGCCGTCTTCCAGTCTTTCTCCTCCGCTGCATGGATGATCCCTGGGAACAAATAATATACATGTCATGTTAACtgcaacagaaaacagaaactcCAGTTTTCTTcactgttttcagacacaacatggtctaaagtgacccgactgagtttttaattttctatatctttgcaataaattaatttcatcattcagtattccaggttttcctcaatcaatttgtttttgatcatcatacatcctaattttttgtttttcatttcttactttttgcataaaaaccCTTTaattatcactacgcttctaatgcacaacatgggtcagaaatgtcattatgggggtattgtgtgtataattttaaggaaaaatgaatttaatcaattttggaataaggctgaaacataaaaaaaatgtggaaaaagtgaagcgctgtgaaaactttccagatacactgtatgtgtgacaaaatgatacataaacatgttaaatatattaaatatatgagtgtggaaagtaactatttgaaacaaattattattattatagtattaggtcatttcattttaaatcaaatttggatgaatgagccattttagacccatgttgtgcatcaaagggttaagaacatGGTTTAGTACCTGACTGCATGTCTAAAGCTGCTTGTAGCTTGGGGGGGCAGTAGATGGCGTTGGCGGTGGTCCTGGCGGAGGTGAGGGCGGCGCGGGCCTTGGGCAGGTTGCTGAGAGCGTGGTAGGTCTTACTCTCCAGCAGCTGGACCTCCACCAGCAGCGCCTTATCGTCCATCTTCTTCAGCTCCTGCAGCAACTGGGAGCctggaggaggaaggaaggaggattaGAGTCCACACAAAGCTTTCAGCACGTTgactttagatcaggggtctcaaactcaaatacacagtgggccaaaatgtaaaacttggacaaagtcgcgggccaacattgatatttattgaaaaaatggacctaaacaagttcaaacgaaatggaacaagcaaagcttgatataacttaatattgcaaacatgcaaaatcaaatatcaaataaaacaaacaaacacatcaatggcattcatttcttcaataaaatttaaataaaaatcgtatgtccctttattttatatgcggccttctttaaatttaaatttaacagtaatctttttccacaggctaaatataaatgtgagaataaaataataataataaaccaaataactaataataatatccttcaatgaatgtgcagccattcaagccttggactagcaagaaaaagtgcataaagacactttaattgttgctcagtttgctccacactgatctactgtgttcaagccaaaacaccagcagagcattctgggatttgtagtattatttgtgctgtataataccggcgggccagctctggttggcatttggtatttcctcgcgggccaaatataattatactgcgggccaaat
This region includes:
- the LOC131983748 gene encoding 26S proteasome non-ATPase regulatory subunit 11A, whose product is MAAAAVAEFQRAQSLLGTDRNASIDILHSIVKRDIQESDEEAVRVKEQSILELGGLLAKTGQAAELGGLLKYVRPFLNSISKAKAARLVRSLLDLFLDMEAATGQEVELCLECIEWAKAEKRTFLRQALEARLISLYFDTKCYQEALQLGSQLLQELKKMDDKALLVEVQLLESKTYHALSNLPKARAALTSARTTANAIYCPPKLQAALDMQSGIIHAAEEKDWKTAYSYFYEAFEGYDSIDSPRAITALKYMLLCKIMLNLPEDVQALISGKLALRYAGRQTDSLKCVAQASKNRSLADFEKALTEYKAELRDDPIISTHLTKLYDNLLEQNLIRVIEPFSRVQMAHISSLIKLSKGDVERKLSQMILDEKFHGILDQGEGVLIVFDEPVVDKTYEAALETIQNMSKVVDSLYNKAKKLT